One Oryza brachyantha chromosome 3, ObraRS2, whole genome shotgun sequence DNA segment encodes these proteins:
- the LOC102708981 gene encoding mitogen-activated protein kinase kinase kinase 1-like, giving the protein MFSWSRKQSSSSGRRGADASSMDSSSRGGGEGSGSGSRGRSSRLERRNAAKHIDYEAGASAVSACASWSSSTSAERSLGLRPSRSLDLAVGGGGTDIRISGSVEGEVDELCRSLGLSGPEEFAIPADAWEARKERSNSDLLPRSRFNSSPPVDDPSPVARTVSAPEVIQISLPPSFPDSIPEESLHSSSNSTATDSAEEPTGAALAQESPKAVAAVAPVAELPLLSPRRGGGEVGIRGARPPVLSPPKPLMQLAPPPGRIMAKDMSGVSTWDILQSFAPSEEKSGVRTDYERADASHTSDTEEEEEEEEGVAGVDGEMKGLRIGETFEGFTGTSSLSTTNDDDASSTTTEAMFIISPNGKFKRKIKSWMRGALLGSGSFGMVYEGISDEGAFFAVKEVSLLDQGSNAQQSILALEQEIALLSQFEHENIVQYYGTDKEESKLYIFIELVTQGSLSSLYQKYKLRDSQVSAYTRQILNGLVYLHERNVVHRDIKCANILVHANGSVKLADFGLAKEMSKINMLRSCKGSVYWMAPEVVNPKKTYGPQADIWSLGCTVLEMLTRQIPYPNVEWTNAFFMIGKGEGPQIPSYLSKDAQDFISQCVQVDPEKRPSASQLLSHPFVNRPLRASFESSSPPAISSY; this is encoded by the exons ATGTTCTCGTGGAGCCGTAAGCAgtcttcctcctccggccgccgcggcgcggacgCGTCGTCGATGGACTCcagcagccgcggcggcggggaagggagcgggagcgggagccgCGGGCGTAGCTCGCGGCTGGAGCGCCGCAACGCCGCGAAGCACATCGACTACGAGGCGGGGGCCTCGGCGGTGTCGGCGTGCgcgtcgtggtcgtcgtccACGTCGGCGGAGCGGTCGCTGGGGCTCCGGCCGTCGCGGTCGCTCGACCTggcagtcggcggcggcgggacggaCATCCGCATCAGCGGCAGCGTGGAGGGGGAGGTCGACGAGCTCTGCCGCAGCTTGGGTTTATCGGGGCCGGAGGAGTTCGCGATCCCCGCCGACGCCTGGGAAGCCCGGAAAGAGCGTTCTAACTCCGACCTCCTCCCCCGCTCCCGCTTCAACTCCTCGCCTCCCGTCGACGACCCCTCCCCCGTGGCCCGAACCGTTTCCGCCCCCGAGGTCATCCAGATCAGTCTTCCTCCCTCATTCCCTGATTCAATTCCCGAGGAGTCCCTTCATTCTTCCTCCAATTCCACCGCAACTGATTCGGCGGAGGAGCCCACCGGTGCGGCGCTCGCTCAGGAATCCCCCAAGGCCGTTGCTGCTGTAGCACCCGTCGCTGAATTGCCGCTGCTATCtccgaggagaggaggcggcgaagtCGGGATCCGAGGAGCCCGGCCTCCCGTGCTCTCCCCTCCTAAGCCGCTCATGCAGCTCGCACCGCCGCCAGGGAGGATTATGGCCAAAGACATGAGCGGGGTGTCGACTTGGGACATTCTGCAGTCGTTTGCTCCCAGTGAAGAGAAAAGTGGAGTGAGAACAGATTATGAACGTGCGGACGCGTCTCACACGTCGGacacagaggaggaggaggaggaggaggagggagtggCAGGGGTGGACGGGGAGATGAAAGGGTTAAGGATAGGAGAGACCTTTGAAGGTTTCACTGGGACATCATCATTGTCAACAacaaatgatgatgatgcatcCAGCACTACTACGGAGGCTATGTTCATCATCTCGCCAAATGGGAAGTTCAAGAGGAAGATTAAGTCGTGGATGCGTGGTGCTCTTCTGGGAAGTGGTTCATTTGGGATGGTGTACGAAGGGATCAGTGA TGAAGGAGCATTTTTTGCTGTGAAGGAAGTATCTTTGCTTGACCAAGGAAGCAATGCTCAACAATCTATTCTTGCACTTGAACAG GAAATTGCACTACTAAGTCAGTTTGAACATGAAAACATAGTCCAGTATTATGGAACTGACAAG GAAGAATCAAAACTGTACATCTTTATTGAGCTTGTTACACAGGGTTCTCTATCATCCCTCTATCAAAAGTATAAACTACGAGACTCACAAGTATCTGCATACACAAGGCAGATTCTCAATGGATTGGTTTATCTCCATGAGCGAAACGTAGTCCACAG AGACATTAAATGCGCAAATATACTGGTTCATGCGAATGGATCAGTTAAACTGGCAGACTTTGGGTTAGCGAAGGAG ATGTCAAAAATTAATATGCTGAGATCATGCAAAGGAAGTGTTTATTGGATGGCACCTGAG GTTGTTAAtcctaaaaaaacatatgggcCCCAGGCTGATATTTGGAGTCTTGGCTGCACTGTATTGGAGATGTTAACCCGTCAAATACCATACCCTAATGTGGAGTGG ACAAACGCCTTTTTTATGATTGGAAAAGGAGAAGGTCCTCAAATTCCCAGCTATTTGTCAAAAGATGCTCAAGATTTCATTAGCCAGTGTGTACAAGTTGATCCAGAGAAACGGCCTTCTGCATCACAACTTCTGTCACACCCATTTGTTAATAGGCCTCTTCGAGCTTCTTTTGAATCTTCATCCCCTCCTGCCATCAGCTCGTATTGA